The sequence GTCTAAATTCATTTAAGCTTCGATAGAGTTCACTTTTTATTTTAGGGTTCAATCCATAGGATTTCAGTTCTTTTGTTTTTGGTGTTTTTATACGGTTTTTGATTGATTTTTCAACTGCTGAGTATTTTCTCGATGCATGCTTTCTTTCTTCGGTAGAGAAAAAAACATATCCAGCATAAATAAAATATTGTGTTTTATTATCGCCGAAAACACCTGAGTCGTCGATGTAAAAAAATACATTTTGCATTGATTTTCCTCCAAAAAAAAACCGCACTTGGCGGTTTTCCTCATGGCCGGTGCCGGAATACGACACTTAAACGGGTATTCGGACTCATGAGTAGACAGTGTGGTTTCCACCTGTACTAATATACTACATTAACGTAGATATCATGTCAATATATACACCTAAAATATCAAAAAGTATACATTTTAAAAAAGTGTCTTAAACACCTTTAAAACTGCGTATAAAGCATTTTTTGAAAAATAAAATAATATACAGGTTATCTGGCGAATTTGAGATGGTATTCTGGCTAATTATTCACTATAAAAACTTAAGGAAGGAGCGATAAGTTTGTACCTAATCTATGACATAATTGATCAAAAAATTATCTGTAAAGGAACGTTATACGAGATTTCTGAAAAAACGGGAATTGAAATAAACCGTTTGATTTGGAGCGCACATCAAAATGTAAAAATCGTGAATGGCAGATTTAAAGTAATAAAAATTAAGAAGGAGACATCATCATGAATATCGAACACCCAAACTTTTACTCAATTATTCCAGCGCATGTGCGTTATGATTCAAGACTTAACGATAGTGACAAAATTTTATACTCTGAAATTACAGCACTCACTCAAAAAAATGGTCAATGTTGGGCATCAAACCAATATTTCGCAAGTCTTTATAATGTCTCAAAAGATACGATATCGAGACGTATCAATAAACTTGCTAAATTAGGTTATATAACCGTACAAATTGTGTATAAAGAGAACTCAAAAGAAATCGATAAACGTGTCATACAAGTTGAAATAATGACACACGACCCTATAGGCAAAATTGCAGATACCTATCCGCAAAAATGCGGGGAGGGTACCCGTAAATCTGAAGATACCCCTATCCGCAAAATTGTCGTAGATAATAATACAAGTAATGAATATTACAAGATTAATAATAACCCCTATAGTCCCCATGAAGTTTTTGAAATGTTTTGGAAACTTTATCCAAAACGGCAAGACAAGAAAAAGGCTAAAACAAAATTAATTCAGATTATTCAAAAAAAGCCAGAACTTGCGCAAACGATTATTTCGG is a genomic window of Erysipelothrix amsterdamensis containing:
- a CDS encoding helix-turn-helix domain-containing protein, with translation MNIEHPNFYSIIPAHVRYDSRLNDSDKILYSEITALTQKNGQCWASNQYFASLYNVSKDTISRRINKLAKLGYITVQIVYKENSKEIDKRVIQVEIMTHDPIGKIADTYPQKCGEGTRKSEDTPIRKIVVDNNTSNEYYKINNNPYSPHEVFEMFWKLYPKRQDKKKAKTKLIQIIQKKPELAQTIISDLERRVNCQDWKKADGKYIPLPTTYLNGERWEDEIKDFKNYDKSMSSKRYHAFEIKQPTYSNDCKIEKNVDQVKRNIMDLIHRRNVNSQKEKENECDII